One Pseudanabaena sp. FACHB-2040 genomic window carries:
- a CDS encoding energy-coupling factor ABC transporter ATP-binding protein, with product MLYLRNLTYHPTASPVAILKNISLELAPQEMGLVTGPSGSGKSTLLEIMAGLAQPTLGVIQWRDQPLNTESLQQIAGLVFQFPERHFCGHTILEELRLGHPELTQERMREAMAAVGLSDIDLDVMPHSLSGGQQRRLALAVQLIRQPYLLLLDEPTAGLDWSMRRQVVDLLKQLKQEWSLLVVSHDAEELSMLADRCWRIDHGELTPVPQPSKLKVVS from the coding sequence ATGCTTTACCTCCGCAACCTTACTTACCACCCCACTGCTAGTCCTGTAGCCATTTTGAAAAACATTTCACTCGAACTGGCTCCCCAGGAGATGGGGCTGGTAACTGGGCCGAGTGGCTCTGGCAAAAGTACGCTGCTAGAAATCATGGCAGGGTTAGCCCAGCCAACCCTAGGCGTCATCCAGTGGCGAGACCAACCTCTCAATACGGAATCGTTGCAACAGATTGCTGGGCTGGTTTTTCAGTTTCCAGAGCGCCACTTCTGTGGCCATACCATTTTAGAAGAACTGCGCTTGGGGCACCCAGAGCTAACCCAGGAGCGGATGAGAGAAGCGATGGCAGCAGTGGGTTTGAGCGATATAGATCTCGATGTCATGCCCCACTCCCTCAGTGGTGGGCAGCAAAGACGCCTGGCTCTAGCGGTGCAGCTAATCCGCCAGCCCTATCTGCTTTTGCTGGATGAGCCTACTGCTGGGCTGGACTGGTCAATGCGGCGGCAGGTAGTCGATCTTCTCAAGCAGCTGAAGCAAGAGTGGAGCCTGCTAGTGGTTTCCCACGACGCGGAGGAGCTGTCGATGCTTGCCGATCGGTGCTGGCGGATCGACCACGGAGAACTAACTCCGGTGCCCCAGCCCTCTAAGCTCAAGGTGGTTTCTTAA